The Candidatus Omnitrophota bacterium genome has a window encoding:
- a CDS encoding O-antigen ligase family protein, translated as MPIITLTKSIANKLNSPLRPLTEKQKLKLQSAIWKIIVSCIFLYPLLPIFGSRMLDSTVNFVIFCSSLLYIFIFRKNIKKSFFNLIIIVFFLNLFGSALFVSDLVSNLNKVYDFFIILLLFYFAKLTPKNNQIVLIKTLLLSCCFVAIYSLWALFNNYFVKELLSQSRALAPFINPNLLAGYLIILIFISLGLLLQKKEEAKWVFDKYLAFFCVLISFIAFFFTKSIGGWLSLLSLLPFLLFWRKKINKKSITAILVIGLLSIIVFYLRLNNPEKITNPFFSIHQRVAYWRGTTEIIKQHPFVGVGLGNFYLPGSRYSHNSYLQIWGELGMIGILSWLVIVFNYVRMNLKILIASKNTLLSLAIFAAGLSFLLHNIVDFSFFIPQVAFLWWIILGLTTRKFTDISLNDHKNCSQKGNNQKN; from the coding sequence ATGCCAATAATTACTTTAACCAAATCAATAGCGAATAAACTTAATTCACCGCTCAGGCCTCTGACTGAAAAACAGAAATTAAAACTACAGTCAGCAATATGGAAAATTATAGTTAGCTGTATTTTCCTTTACCCGCTTCTGCCGATATTTGGCTCTAGGATGCTTGATTCAACAGTTAATTTTGTAATTTTTTGCTCTAGCCTTTTATATATTTTTATCTTCCGAAAAAATATCAAGAAAAGTTTTTTTAACTTAATAATCATAGTTTTTTTCTTAAACCTATTTGGTTCAGCACTGTTTGTTTCTGATCTTGTATCAAATCTAAATAAAGTTTATGACTTTTTTATCATTCTGTTATTATTTTACTTCGCTAAGCTTACCCCAAAAAACAATCAAATAGTTCTGATAAAAACACTCCTCCTGAGTTGCTGCTTTGTGGCCATTTACAGCCTTTGGGCATTATTTAATAACTATTTTGTAAAAGAGCTATTATCGCAATCAAGAGCCTTGGCCCCTTTCATTAACCCCAATCTTTTAGCCGGTTATCTAATAATACTAATCTTCATCAGCCTTGGCCTACTTTTACAAAAAAAAGAAGAAGCTAAATGGGTATTTGATAAATACCTGGCCTTTTTTTGCGTCCTTATTTCTTTTATTGCCTTCTTCTTTACTAAATCTATCGGCGGATGGTTATCCTTGCTTAGTCTGTTGCCTTTTCTACTATTTTGGCGTAAAAAAATAAACAAAAAAAGCATTACCGCTATTCTTGTAATCGGCTTATTATCAATAATTGTTTTTTATCTACGTCTGAACAATCCGGAAAAAATAACCAACCCCTTTTTTTCTATTCACCAAAGAGTCGCTTACTGGCGCGGAACAACTGAAATAATCAAACAACACCCTTTTGTCGGCGTCGGTTTAGGCAATTTTTATTTGCCCGGGTCTCGCTATAGCCACAACTCTTATCTTCAAATTTGGGGTGAGCTTGGAATGATAGGAATTTTAAGCTGGCTAGTGATAGTTTTTAATTATGTAAGAATGAACTTAAAAATACTTATAGCTTCGAAAAACACATTACTATCATTAGCTATATTCGCAGCTGGGTTGTCGTTTCTCCTGCATAATATTGTCGATTTCTCTTTCTTTATTCCTCAAGTAGCTTTTCTCTGGTGGATAATCCTCGGACTAACAACTAGAAAATTTACTGACATTAGCCTTAATGATCATAAGAATTGTTCCCAAAAAGGCAATAATCAGAAAAATTAA